A portion of the Myripristis murdjan chromosome 13, fMyrMur1.1, whole genome shotgun sequence genome contains these proteins:
- the LOC115370208 gene encoding capZ-interacting protein isoform X2 yields MGQKGCRFSLFLFSPVQANLALSPTALLPSPKSPEVKLQPAPLSPTAPCSPQSPTLRPSQQSSEDEDAVSFETPPEGTTLPSINKTRARLSFKRRPPTRQHRRSAGEEAAGFGSSLSPSELSNTKENGDRDHVFESPEEEAEDGQQASLRGPEERDRDCEKTEDEVAENDLTKRGSPDSQISGEQTAEQPQTLEALEGERQLLESSSAMPTGGSNNLKEREEEELEEEEEEEIPQEAHQAERSDRV; encoded by the exons ATGGGACAAAAGGGCTGccgcttctctctcttcctcttctccccgGTGCAG GCCAATCTCGCTTTGTCCCCCACCGCTCTGTTGCCTTCACCCAAGAGTCCTGAAGTGAAGCTGCAGCCCGCACCGCTGTCCCCGACGGCCCCCTGCAGCCCCCAGAGCCCCACCCTGAGACCCTCACAGCAGTCCAGCGAGGACGAGGACGCCGTCAGCTTTGAAACTCCCCCCGAAGGCACCACACTGCCCAGCATCAACAAG ACTCGCGCACGGCTGTCATTCAAGAGGCGACCGCCCACGAGGCAGCACAGGAGGTCAGCTGGAGAGGAGGCCGCAGGCTTTGGGAGCAGTCTGTCCCCGAGTGAACTGTCGAACACAAAGGAAAACGGGGACAGGGACCACGTTTTTGAGAGCCCGGAAGAGGAAGCCGAAGATGGGCAGCAAGCCAGTCTGAGAGGACCCGAGGAGAGGGACAGGGACTGTGAAAAGACAGAGGACGAGGTAGCGGAGAACGACCTGACCAAAAGAGGAAGTCCAGACTCCCAGATATCAGGGGAGCAGACAGCAGAACAGCCCCAGACCTTAGAGGCTTTGGAGGGGGAACGACAACTTTTAGAGTCTAGCTCTGCCATGCCAACAGGGGGCAGCAACAACttaaaggagagggaagaggaagagctggaggaggaggaggaggaggagattcCTCAGGAGGCACACCAAGCAGAAAGAAGTGACAGGGTGTGA
- the LOC115370208 gene encoding capZ-interacting protein isoform X1 produces the protein MEKDSPSKPSVAELAGRFKGHVLPMPASNEERPFRRPPCSLKLQNQKDDSEESDKPTAVSSNPFKIKMKNSPIIEKLQANLALSPTALLPSPKSPEVKLQPAPLSPTAPCSPQSPTLRPSQQSSEDEDAVSFETPPEGTTLPSINKTRARLSFKRRPPTRQHRRSAGEEAAGFGSSLSPSELSNTKENGDRDHVFESPEEEAEDGQQASLRGPEERDRDCEKTEDEVAENDLTKRGSPDSQISGEQTAEQPQTLEALEGERQLLESSSAMPTGGSNNLKEREEEELEEEEEEEIPQEAHQAERSDRV, from the exons aaGGATTCTCCATCCAAGCCGTCTGTGGCTGAGCTGGCTGGAAGGTTCAAAGGTCATGTACTCCCGATGCCCGCATCAAATGAAGAG AGGCCGTTTCGAAGACCGCCGTGTTCCCTCAAACTGCAAAACCAAAAAGATGACAGTGAGGAATCAGAT AAACCTACCGCCGTCTCCTCAAATCCCTTTAAAATCAAGATGAAGAATTCCCCCATCATTGAGAAGCTGCAG GCCAATCTCGCTTTGTCCCCCACCGCTCTGTTGCCTTCACCCAAGAGTCCTGAAGTGAAGCTGCAGCCCGCACCGCTGTCCCCGACGGCCCCCTGCAGCCCCCAGAGCCCCACCCTGAGACCCTCACAGCAGTCCAGCGAGGACGAGGACGCCGTCAGCTTTGAAACTCCCCCCGAAGGCACCACACTGCCCAGCATCAACAAG ACTCGCGCACGGCTGTCATTCAAGAGGCGACCGCCCACGAGGCAGCACAGGAGGTCAGCTGGAGAGGAGGCCGCAGGCTTTGGGAGCAGTCTGTCCCCGAGTGAACTGTCGAACACAAAGGAAAACGGGGACAGGGACCACGTTTTTGAGAGCCCGGAAGAGGAAGCCGAAGATGGGCAGCAAGCCAGTCTGAGAGGACCCGAGGAGAGGGACAGGGACTGTGAAAAGACAGAGGACGAGGTAGCGGAGAACGACCTGACCAAAAGAGGAAGTCCAGACTCCCAGATATCAGGGGAGCAGACAGCAGAACAGCCCCAGACCTTAGAGGCTTTGGAGGGGGAACGACAACTTTTAGAGTCTAGCTCTGCCATGCCAACAGGGGGCAGCAACAACttaaaggagagggaagaggaagagctggaggaggaggaggaggaggagattcCTCAGGAGGCACACCAAGCAGAAAGAAGTGACAGGGTGTGA